A portion of the Calliphora vicina chromosome 5, idCalVici1.1, whole genome shotgun sequence genome contains these proteins:
- the LOC135962415 gene encoding potassium/sodium hyperpolarization-activated cyclic nucleotide-gated channel 1-like encodes MKCIILIVGVLTILALTQAQDDAAQASQSEQDSEPAPQPEQPQADESESQQHHHGHRHHQEHPDGKPPKRTPVWNIGFNLDTGK; translated from the exons aTGAAGTGTATTATATTAATCGTGGGAGTTTTGACCATCTTGGCTTTAACTCAAGCTCag GATGATGCTGCACAAGCTTCACAATCAGAACAAGATTCAGAACCAGCACCGCAACCTGAACAACCACAGGCCGATGAAAGTGAAAGTCAACAGCATCATCATGGACATAGACACCATCAAGAACATCCTGATGGTAAACCTCCAAAACGTACACCAGTTTGGAACATAGGATTTAATTTAGATAccggaaaataa
- the LOC135962215 gene encoding sarcoplasmic reticulum histidine-rich calcium-binding protein-like has product MKCIILIVGVLAILALAQAEDEAAQAPQSESDSEQAPQAEEPQDDENENQHHPEHKHHHKRPSDQSPQSEEPQDDGNENQHHHEHRHHHKRPSEQSPQSEEPKDDDNENQHHHEHRHHHKRPSEQEPQSEEPQADKRPDGKPPKRTPVFGIGFHLDTGK; this is encoded by the exons ATGAAGTGTATCATATTAATCGTGGGAGTTTTAGCCATCTTAGCTTTAGCTCAAGCTGAg GATGAGGCTGCTCAAGCTCCACAATCAGAATCGGATTCAGAACAAGCACCGCAAGCTGAAGAACCCCAGGACGATGAAAATGAAAACCAACATCATCCCGAACACAAACATCATCACAAACGTCCATCAGACCAATCACCGCAATCTGAAGAACCCCAGGACGATGGAAATGAAAACCAACATCATCACGAACACAGACATCATCACAAACGTCCATCAGAACAATCACCGCAATCTGAAGAACCCAAGGACGATGATAATGAAAACCAGCATCATCACGAACACAGACATCATCACAAACGACCATCAGAACAAGAACCCCAATCTGAAGAACCACAAGCCGATAAACGTCCTGATGGTAAACCACCTAAACGTACACCAGTTTTCGGCATTGGATTCCATTTAGATACCGGCAAATAG